TGAGAAACTGGTTGCGGTCGTGGAAGTCGCGTTTGGATTCCAATTTAATGAAGCAAACGGAAATTGTTTGTGTGCTCCAACAGGCCGCGCAGCGCGTTGACATGGACGACATCCAAGTTGTTGAATCCAAACCTCTGCTGGTCGACAGGGAACTGCCCGTACGTATTGTCACGTtatcatcattaactcattcactcccaaagatgtggttatacattttttaggtttttgtttgctagagtttttgtatgaagtctttgatgcagtttctgacctgaaatggaagcttaaagcgatggtagttattgcaaaaaaaaaataaaaaataaattaaatattaaagagatggtagttattgcaaaaaaaaaaatatttttttgtaataactactatcgctttaagcgaccacttcaggtcagaaactgcatcaaagccttcatacaaaaactctagcaaacaaaaacctaaaaaacgtataaatacgtctttgggagtgaatgagttaagatgataGAGATGGATTGATTTTGAGGATTATTTTAGCCTCGTTCATATGCAGGATGAATGAAAATTGACAAAACCGCTGAAATATATAATATGTAGGAAAAATGTAAACGTAAATTAtagctaaaaattaaaaatagcgCAAAAATAGGATCTAAACATACTCGGATATATATGACATGATATAGGAAAACTTAAACAATATATTTAAAGTAATATATAATAAAGTATAGTAAAAATGACACAGACCCCCATTTAACTTTTAAGTCGACGTTTCATTAGGAcagttctgaaaatattttattaaggttgaaaagttccttagtgatATTTAATACAATTTATAGGACTCATTTTAAACGttgctttaaaaatatataatcggaaaatacgtcaaataaaactttttttgcattttaaaatgtatatacagtaaatctaaaaatgagaaaaatctaaactcaaaaatttaaaaaaacgatgCAAGAAAATATAAATTCAAGCTCATCAAAATGTAATTGCCATCGcaaaaatttgaatgaaaaaacaaacatttgcacaaaaaaaaccccctaAACATCAAATACAGAGTAATaatgatatttaaaaagtactgtacaatatatattttttgaaaaatataataatttaaaaatgcatacgattaagagaaaaaaaaatcttaacagGGAATTTTAAATTGTAGGGAAGAATATATAAACTGTATATTGAACaatttaaaatagttaaatataaACTAAGACAAACTTTAATAGAGtagaaatatttgaaaaagtgcacattttaaaatgtatataaatctaaaaatgagaaaaatctAAACATAAGAAAAAGAATGCaggaaaatatacattcacgctAGCATCCAAATCAAATATGGTGCAATAATGATGTGAAAATATTGAACAAGATTTGCTAACAacataaacaaaatgaaaagtaaactaatgctaatgctaatgtctcATAGCATTGTAAGAAAATGTTGAGGGGATATTAGATGATCCGTAATCATGTTGTTGGGATGTATGATGTTATTTTTCTTGGTTGTGTGTTGCAGGGCCTGAGGGAGGCGGTACAACAACTCGCTATCAAGGTACACTAGCACACGGGCTGGACATTTATTAGCTCGCTATCAAGCTACGCTAGCACTTATTAGCCAGCCCACGAGTAAATCTTATCTGAGCCAGTGACCTTTGTCACATGACCCAGTTTGCGTCACCCCCAGCGAGCGCCATCGAGCGGCAGAATGAGCATACGCAACATTAATTGTCTCCGTCTCATCTTCTCGTTAGCCGGGAAATACAATCTTGGCTCGGCTAATTAGGTCTGCCTGCTCCTGCACGTCCACTGTTTTCCTGCGCCAACAATTGATTTCtccaaatgtgttattttgttgCGTAATCTAAAAATCTCAATCTCATTTTTCTGCAAACAATCGGTTCCATTGTGTGTTGTTTAAAACTCAAACATGTTTTCCTTCTGCATGGTAAGTTGCCCGACACACCAGAAGcacagacttgtttttttttagcgccCGAGGCGGATCGATTTCATTACTGTGCCGATTACAGACAACACAACAACTTGTTTGTGTCACGCACATACACGCTCGGCAGGATTACAACGCGGGCGGCCGACGTGCTCGTGTGCTCGCGCCGTGTGGGCGGGGTCGCAGATGACGTCTGACATGTTTACGTCCGCTAAACGGGTCATCCTCGTCCCACTGTCTAGGAGGGGGAGggtgtcaaaacaaaaacaaaaaaatcaacaagaatatatatatatatatatatatatatatatatatatatatatatatatatatatatatatattttttttacattatatatttaatttttaaatccaTTAATTGGCACTCTCATCATATGTTCTGAAAGGGGATCacgtaaaaataaatgaataaataaataaatagataaataaatacgcgGGGATTACGTAAAAATAAGTCCAAGTAACAGGGaatactgtcaaaaaaaatgttaataagcAGTAATaagatttaactcattcactgccattgacggaaaaagacgtcaaatgatgcatattttttttctggtctggcaatgaatgtgttaaataactaaaaaaataaataaatcaaagtggcccttgtagCTTtctattttctgtatgtggccctcagaggaaaaagtttggacacccctgctgtacattatatcaacaatttataattgcttcattgatttttaccatgtttaactctttcactgccattgacggaaaaagacgtcaaaagatgcattttttttttttctggtctggcaatgaatgtgttaaatacatttgaaaaaaaaaaaaaaaaacatgcaaatatgTGGTTGTTACCACGAATAATAGGTGTGGTTCAAGAACAGAGCCCTGTGGTACCCCTCCAATCACTTTTTAATGTATCTTTCAGtgtaatattttacattttttataacAAATTCCTAATGCATTTATAAATAATATACGTTTACGTTTCTGACCCGATTTTTAACGGCTGCAATTTGAGTGCAACTTTTTCTATATTTGACTTAAGAGCATTCCTAAAAACATGTTAGACGGGTGGAATATTTTTAGAAATCTCCCAGCCGCACAAACGTgcagcagcttttattttgccgGCCATTTTTGCGAAGAGTCGCCCGAGTGCATGAGTGAATAGCGGCGAACCCGTCGCCCGGTTCCGACAATCCAATTTAGGGATCGCTCCCATCTGGAATGAGCTTGTTTTGACCGGGTCGCAAGGCACCACGGGAGCTCAGCGGGGCTTACGGCTTAGCGCCATAAAAAGCCTCCAGCTGACCCAGACATCCCTCGTTGGCGCTTCGGACCTTCGGCGTTCAATCCCAGTCTCGAGGTTTCCCGCAAAAATGGTTCTGGACGATTCCGACGTGGAGATGATCGTGACCGACGTTGAAGTTGCCGTGAGTCCACGCGGAGGAATTTGGCTCGATTTTATTTCTCAGATGGAATGTTGGGGCGGTTTGTTGACAGTTGTGGCAGAAATGTGGAGCGGTTACGAGAAACCGGTTTGGAAAATGAGGAAGTTTTATATGACAACGGCTGATGAATAATTATTcttgcttatttatttgttacatGCATCTGCTATTGTTATTGTAGAAGAAGTATGTCCACTTTTGTCCAATTTCTTTTAATTCACAAAATTAGGATTTTCATCTGATTttgctcaacatttttttttattaggctTGTAATTACAATTATGTAATGTCATGTTTGAATTCTTATACTTttataaaaatgaagaaaaataaaaatgtggattttcattaaaaaaaatctgcattaaaaattaaatgtcaagttttgtttttttaattaaatttgatttattttattcatttttattgtgtGTTAACGAATATTTCTAGtggattgatttgtgttgtgcttttatttttcattaaacatttttaaatagaaatagaaaaatgTAATGTCACGTTTGAATTCTTATTTATAATTTCTATAAAGGAAGGAAAACTAAATTTggattttcataaaaaaaatctgtataaaaaatgatgtcattaagatttcatatatatatatttctattggATTGATTGGTTTCCTTTAAGTaacataaatattaaaataattttaaatggaaaacTATGAAATTAtgctaaaaatatataatagtaaattttcaaaatgtacCCACTAACGAgtgtatgtgtttttattttttattaaacattttttaatatgaatagaaataaaaatgtaaaataatttcacacgttttataaagtataaagtttataaagtattcatttattttattttatttgaactattTCTCCAGTTTtattcaattatatattttttgaacgCTTATTCAGAACAGTTGTCATATCATCACTtgatgtctttttatttatttttttaaacacacccttaaaattgcatattgggttatttttagtGCATGTCGGGTTATTTTGAACTCAGCAGTTTGATTCGTGTATAATGactaaaagtagtgctttggcgtCGTTTTGGCAGGAGCACGATGTGGAGACCCCGTACGGACGACTCCACTGCACCATGCGGGGGGTCCCCAAAGGCGAGCGGCCCGTCATCCTCACCTTCCACGACATCGGGCTCAACCGTAAGGCACACCTGAACGCCGACTCACCTTCCTCATCTTCCTCGTCCTCATTTTTGACGCGTTGTGAGCAGACAAGACGTGCTGGGACTCGCTGTTCCAACACGAGGACATGGCGGAGATCCTGCACCACTTTGCCGTGTGTCACGTGGACGCGCTCGGACAGCACGAAGGCGCAAACACCTTCTCCACTGGGtgagcaaaacaaacacacacatggcGGTGACCTTTCACATGGCTGCTCGATCAGGGCAAGATGTGCTGAAGGTGACTTCATTTGCTGAGTTCTGCTTTGGACAAGTGGAAGCGCGATCTCTTACAAATCGAATCATTATTTTcattggatttttttaaaagcaattacattttttcagtgatatttatatcatatatatatattttttttaaatatctattttttaattactgaagttgatataaaatatatgattttttttattgtatcatattttcaaatattcaaatatttgaatttttattataaaattaaaatgttactATTTGCAACATTTCTATTCTAtgccttaatttttttttaaaacattgtattggtttttttttttgcataaaatacACTTTATTTCATTATGTTTTTAATTCACTTAATTTGAGTTTgtaaaaaatgtagtttgtgAAAACTAATGTTAAAAATCAGGACAATAAAtcaaacttaaacaacaacaaattgtaCATGTAAATGATTATAAAACATGGTttggtcacttgttgctaggcagaatttatcaaacatttgtatttttttgcattttatttgtatatcacattttattgcctttttttcaaatatatataatttttaaaatatctattttttaattactgaaGTTGATATAAAAGAatgattttttatattattgtatCATGTTTTCAAATATTCATATTATAAGTCTAATTGTTAGTATAAAATTGAAATGTTACTATTTGCAACAGTTCTATTCTATgccttgattattattatttttttacattgtagtgttttttgtttgtttgtttttttgcatgaaagatgcattttatttcatcatatttttaATTCCCTtaatttgtgtttgtaaaaaatgtagtttgtcAAAACTAATGTTAAAAATCAGGTCAATAAACCAAAgttaaaaaccaacaacaacaaattgtaCATGTAAATGATGATAAAACATTGCTTGGTCACTTGTTACTAGGCAAAATTGATAgagcatttgtattttatgccttaaattcattgtttttacgtgctattatcattattaaagctgcagataaattgtattttaatatattgtgttttttatatattttttttaaatttttcataAATTTAAAATGACGTGTTAAAATTTGACACGTTTAttaaattagattatttttttttcattgtataaTTTAGTCGtcattttttctactttttttttttttttttttttaatgcaacacTATTTCCCTCCCCAAGCTACGAGTATCCGTCCATGGACGAGCTTTCCGAGACGCTCCCGCTGGTGCTGAAGCATTTTGGGTACGTTGAAACATTCGTTCATTAAACGGCCGACGCGTCACATCGGGTCGAGTCGGGGGCTCCGGGGGGGCGCCAGATTGTTCTTGTGACTTGTTCTAACagcttgtgtgtgtatgttgcaGGCTGAAGTCTGTTATTGGATTAGGGATGGGAGCCGGAGCTTTCATGCTGACCAAATTCGCTGTAAGCCACACACACTGTACGCTTAATCATttactactttaaaaaaaaaaaaaaaaaaaaaaaaaaaaaaaaaaaaaaaggttaatcatcgtttttgctgattttggcAACAGACCTCCAGAACGTCTCTGGAATGTTCCAACGTTTAACacgcattaattaaaaaaacccaaacatgttaaagcaaaaccaacgtgtaCGTTTTTGTaaaatcacaaatttgtgaACGCTAATGCTAAATAACTTAATAAATCATacaagtaaaaacaacaacaaattaaaaaaacatggttGGGATTATTTGCCACTTGTTGCCAGGCAGAATTTATATTCTAGGCTCTATTCGCTCAACTGCTGGGGCAGTTGTAACActctcccccccctcccccaacacAAAAATCTTTACTGCCGTACAGAATTTGTGGCCAATCATTTGAGAAACATTTTCAGAAACGTAACGACACATATGATACAATTGCGCCAAACTGTCAATCTGAGCGAATGTAATCCAACGTAATGTTTGTGTTAGCTTGATTACCCGAAAATGGTGGAAGGTCTGGTGCTCATCAACATCAACCCGTGCGCCGAGGGCTGGATGGACTGGGCTGCGCACAAGGTCAGAAAAAgcacatttaaatacaaaaaaatcggAATATTCAATGATGGATGTGGCTAATAAAAGACTCACCATTTGACTTTAGATCAGCGGCTGGACCCACGCCTTGCCCGACCTGGTCATCAGTCATCTCTTCGGAAAGGTTAGCAGCATGCTAGTCAGTGCTAGCGCATGCTAACGATGCTAACTGCTAATCCCGCCCACAGGAAGAGATCCACCACAACCAGGACATGGTGGCCACGTACCGCCACCATGTGATGAAGGACATGAACCAGTTCAACCTGCAGCTCTTCATCAAGGCCTACGAGAGGTGAAAGGTCACGGTGCCTTTGTAGGCGGCTGGGAATTTACAGTCTTTGATTTTgcttatgtatgtttttgtttttttgtagtcgGAGGGACCTGGAGATCGAGAGGCCGATCCCGGGAAGCAACGTCCGAACCCTCAAGTCAGTCGACGCCGGTCGCGTTGTGTCGATTGTTTTTATCTCTGCGCCCCCTACTCACGTATGACCTTTGAACTCCAGGTGTCATTGCCTTCTGGTGGTCGGGGACAGTTCGCCTGCTGTGGATGCCGTGGTGAGGAATGCGCttcatagtcaattgtttcattttgtaaACTGCGACAAGTTGTGTAACTGtgaattacttaaatattaaatccaattaaatcaacatTAATATTGCtcggaaattgtgtgcttcaaaaagttgaaacacaaaatatgttttaaaatgttgaaattgaagatataatacacatttttgagtcagttgctgaacagaaatgtcttacacaagcaAGCCGACGAGTTTTCTTCACCTGAAggcttgcgtccatttccctgccactcttatgaggcgcgccacctagtggccttccaagtaattgctcaataagttatGAACAaaggagccgttatagtggctgtatattaaatacaaatggcACGATACTTGCGCAGGCGTATGGATAATCTGAAAGTATCACGATGTATCATGAttttcgatatatcgtcacactcctaatcgaACTAATTTAATTTAAGAATCTAtccccaatttgaaaccctaatttaaaaacTCTTTTGCCTTAAACTTGAATTTGAAACGCTACCACAGGCTTGAAACGGCAATTTCCGAACCCTTCGACCTCTTTTGAAACCCCAAACCTGCCTTAAAACCCTCGTTTGACCCCTgaccctgtcttgaaaccctaattatgCTGTGTTGTCGGCGCAGGTGGAGTGCAACACCAAACTGGACCCCACAAAAGCGACCCTGCTCAAGGTGCGAGCCTTCTAACTTTGCTCAtggctcgtgtgtgtgtgtgtgtgcgcgcgcgtgttcaCCTGGTGACACATTAACCGGCGGCTGTGCTCAATCTGCCGCGTCTGACCTACTTGCGGCGACCTCTGGCTCGTCCGACAGGCCGCCGGGGCAAAACGTTGCGTGGGCGGCCAAAGCTGATGAGGCGTTAAATGGCACTGTGGAGAAAACAACGACACCTCTTGAATGAcctttgctttgttttgctttgctttgtttttcccCTGATTCTTTGATTATAATCATCTAATATTTCATTTCCATTCAGATGGCCGACTGTGGAGGCATGCCCCAGATTGACCAGGTATGtatgacatcattcattcattcatagatATTAGATACAtttatatggaggaccaaaatatgccaaaattcaaaataagtaaatgatggaataaataaatataattcgaaaattatattaaaaaaaatatataaatggaaataaagagcaatatatatatatatacacagtatttaatttttgatttatatattttttagatagatttatatggaggaccaaaactaccaaaattcaaaataaatacatgactaaaagtgaaaataaaaatggatattaaaaaaatataaatcgaaaattatatttaaatatatataaatggaaataaaaagagcaaaaaaatatatgtataaataaataaatttgtatttaaatttagaatcacattttttatttcagttttcaTGTTCACtttgagccatttatttatttatttagtcatttatttttaattttggcagttttgatcCTCCATTGATTAAGAAATCGGCAAttacatgaaataaatacagtacaaatGTATGTGTAAATGCTATGGCGCCTCCTGTAAAGCGATGTGTGGTACTGCATTTCAACGTTGTtacatgaatattttttgtgCGATGCTGGCATGCAAAAGTAATAAATAATCATGTAGTGATAATTATGACATTAGCTTGTATGTAAATGCGGTCATGGTAAAATTGTGTGTTTATAACAATGGCGAACTGTACAAGTCGCTAACGTGCAACAGCTAGCATGGCTCGTGCTAAACTCGTATACAAATCTGAAATGAATATGATTTATACAATAATTTTCAGATGTATATGTAAGTGTTCTATTAAATTACGCgaataattattgtatttttgtcgTCTTTTGTAGCCCGGCAAGCTGACAGAGGCGTTCAAGTACTTCATTCAGGGAATGGGATACAGTAAGTCCACGTTGCTCCTTTTGTAACACACCACTGCCCCCTTGCGGCCAACATGGGGTTCAGCGCTCGTTTGCTTTTTCCTGTTTGTGCGCAGTGCCGTCGGCCAGCATGACCCGCCTGGTGCGCTCGCGCACGGCTTCGGGTTCCAGCGTGACGTCGTTCGAGGGCTCGCGCTCGCGCTCGCACACCAACGAGGGCCCGCGCTCGCGCTCCCACACGGCCGAGCAGCAGCGGGGGGGGGGCCACGTCCCCCCCGCGCCCGACACCGCCCCCGCCGTGGACCAGGCCGTGCTCAAGGCCCCCGAAGTGTCCTGTTaaatccgacaaaaaaaaaaaaaaaaagaaaaaaaaaaaccccatctcGTTTAACTCCCTTTTTGTTTGCTGCAccactgtcaacatttttttttctttttaaatctgaATTAGGAGGGTTGGACATGTGATGTAATGTGTAGAGGCATCGCTAGGGGGCGACAGAGCGCGGAGGAAGTTTGTTGTGCGTCATGATTTGTctcttcttgttttgttttgtaccaaacggACAACTTTTTCCACATATATTCGACTTTTACATGTTTTGTGACACTTTCCCCATATTCAACATTTCTGGGGGCATAAAGTAGGATTTAAAATCTCCATTGCCAAGCAAAATATGCTTGTAAACTATCTTTCCACCCACAGCGCCATCTGTTGGGCCTCACGTGGCAGTGCAAGCCATGACCCAGATGCAAAATCTCCGCTGCACGGTAAAATTGAGCCacgctttaaaaagaaaaaaagaaaagaaaaagaaaacaaaaacgaatCATAAGCCACCCCCACCACCACAGCGCCATCTTCTGGGCCGAAAGGGGCACTGCCCCTCCCTCCGCACTCGTTGCCCTTGTGGACCACACAATGCCGAAGgcaactttttgttgttgttgttgttgaagcaGTGCTATTGAGTCTGGAGATTATGTAGTACGTAGGACCGCCACTAGGGGGTGACAGATCGCAAACGAAACTCGTCCGTCAAGATTTgtctcgtttttattttcaccatACAGAcagctttccttttttttttttgcaattctttAACTTTCTTTTCGCTCgtgaaacatttataagaagtaaaaaaacaacattaaggGACATACTtattatgtgtttttaaaatcaaaaccaCTAAATCGAAAAGCTTTATTAACAATGCCGGCAGGCAAAACGATTAACTGTTTTTataacgattttttttattgtacaatcAAGCAGAGTGGAACAAAGTGGTGCCACGCAGTTGTTCACTGTGTGTAATGCATAAAAGTTTCGATTATTGTTATTAACGGTtttgttaataataatgatgtagCGCTTAGCTGACGCTCTCTCCTGTCTCGGACTACGTTGGCAAACGTTTGCTTTTGTAGGAGCTTCTTGACGGCTTTGTAAAGATGCTGGCATTCGAGCGGCATAAcagtttgtatttattaaaaaaaaaatgacataaaaaaaaaatgacaacttgtAACTCATCTGCTCTCAGCGTGTCATTTTTTCAAGAATGTTTTGagggattaaaaaaacatatttcgaTTGTGTATGTTTAATTACATCTGATCTGCAGCGTAGAAGAAAAAACAAGCACTTACCCAATTTGCCCTCATACGATTTTCTTTGACGATGTTGATGTTTAAGGTCCACAATTTGAGGTCAACAGGAATCTTCACTCCCAAGCTCACCCAACCACGTGTTCAAGGCCACACCCACATCCACCACACATGTGAGCGCACTTACTAATAAGCAATACCACACccccaagtgaaaataaatacataaaaatgcaaACACGCAGCCCAGTTATGCACAAGAAACAACCAAAAGCCTGCATatactatgtatatatatatattttttctttctaaatATATTCTTGTTTTTTGAAGTCCtaaacattaaacaaaacaaaaccaaccaaacaaaaacaaaaaaaacgtacatcCACTGAAACAAAAGTATAAATGAATACGTTACCattataaatattaaatgtttatttcctTGTTAGattagagttaaaaaaaaaaaaacgacatttaCACTGAAGTCTCCTTAAATTGATCCACGATACCCTtgcaaaaacacttaattatttacacatttttccaatagggggaaaaaaaaaaaaaaaaaaaaaagaagttacaaatctaaaaacagcaaatagaaAAAATTTGGAAAAGGGGTGTCAGTTGATGACCTCAGGGTATCCGTAGTAGTTCTCCAACTCGGCGAAGATGTCGTTGGGGTTCTTGCAGCTGAGGTTACAGAAGCAGGCCTGCACCCACATCATCTTCCACGAGAGCGACGAGCCGTCCGGGCACACGAAGTCCACGTCCACCGTCTTGGACTTGTACGGGATGCAGCAGCGCTCGTCCGTGCACACGCCGCAGTACTTGGGCCGGTACGGCCTGGTGCTGGTGCAGCCCGAGATGCTCATGTTGGACGCGTGTTCCTCGCGGTACACGTTCAAGCACTTCTTGCCCGCCTGATGACCACaaccagcaacaacaacaaattatcATGATAATAAGGAGCAATATTTgggtgaaagaaagaaagaaagaaagaaactaaGCACGGAAAGAAGGAAGAAGGATGGGCATGAAATgtgagaaggaaggaaggttgtTAAAAAGGAAAGATGAAGGAATTaagaaaagaaggaaggaaggaagaaagcaaCGATGGAAGGAAGAAAAGAATGATGTATGATGTGAggacaggaaggaaggaaggaaggaaggaacaaAGAGTCAAAGGAGGGAAATGAGGCAGTAAGCAACAttagaaggaagaaaaatacagtagatagtaggggtgttaaaaaaaaatcgattcggcgatatatcgcgatactacatcgcgcgattctcgaatcgattcaataatcggcagaatcgatttttttttttttttttttttttttttttttttttttttaaggattcacaccttgagcatggaagaatgttatatgaacggcacattaagccttaatatttttattttaatgctgttcaaacatgaaacagattacaacctctataagactgaaatttcagataaataaataatacattttcatataaatcttacactctacaagcttactgattagtattttctaaatttgaatgaaaaaaaatcgcaacaatcgacttataaattcgtatcgggattaatcggtatcgaatcgaatcgtgacctgtgaatcgtgatacgaatcgaatcgtcaggtactaggcaattcacacccctagtagataGTATAAAATGAggtaaggaaggaaggaagcaacAATAGAAGGAAGAAATATATGAAAagagggaaggaaggaaagaaggaaagaaaagtAAGCAACAATGGAAGGAAAAATATGGATGAAATGAGGGTAGAAAGGAAGGaagcaaggaaggaaggaaggaaggaaggaaaagtggaaaagaaggaagaaagcaacaatggaagaaaatagtatgaaaggaagaaaggaaggaaagaaaaatagacatgaaataaaggaaggaaggaaggaaggacggaAAGCGGCTGAAGATGGCGCCGCACTTGCACCTTGATGTGCTTGGCGACGTCGACGTCGCAGGGCCGGAGGTTGCACAGTCGCGACTCCTTCACCAGCTCGCAGCGCCGGTTGGCGTTGGAGACGCGCAGGGAGAGTCCGCGACCGCACGTCTTGGAGCAGGGACTCCATGACGTGGTCTGGCTGACGCAGTTCTCGTGCCAAGCGCTCAGCTCAGCAGGGGGCGCTGCCGCACATGCGCAGACGTTACTCTCGGAGGAAAAGCCCAAAAGCGCCGCCGACGTCGTTTTCCGCCGATCTTACCGTCCAGCGCGTGCCTGGGCGCCGTCTTGCGCCCCCTCCTGGGCTGCTCGCAGATCCACTCGTCGCAGCACCGCCCCTTGACCTTGACGCGGCGCGGGTTCTGGCACCAGACGCGCGGCGGCTTGGACCGGGTGCAGAGCGGCACGCAGCCGATGGCGCCGTTGACGCACACGCACTGGTACTTGCAGCTGGGCTGGAAGCTC
This portion of the Festucalex cinctus isolate MCC-2025b chromosome 19, RoL_Fcin_1.0, whole genome shotgun sequence genome encodes:
- the ccn4a gene encoding cellular communication network factor 4a isoform X1, which encodes MIDIPHAAQVVVSASLAANNEHLKEEASLTRVETATASSQNSTAMPAAVTLPSAEPFNVTRYCRWPCECPAEPPVCPPGVSLLMDGCDCCRACARQVGGVCNERDTCDHHKGLYCDYSSDQPRYEKGLCAYMVGTGCEHDGVIYRNGQSFQPSCKYQCVCVNGAIGCVPLCTRSKPPRVWCQNPRRVKVKGRCCDEWICEQPRRGRKTAPRHALDAPPAELSAWHENCVSQTTSWSPCSKTCGRGLSLRVSNANRRCELVKESRLCNLRPCDVDVAKHIKAGKKCLNVYREEHASNMSISGCTSTRPYRPKYCGVCTDERCCIPYKSKTVDVDFVCPDGSSLSWKMMWVQACFCNLSCKNPNDIFAELENYYGYPEVIN
- the ndrg1a gene encoding protein NDRG1a isoform X2, whose product is MVLDDSDVEMIVTDVEVAEHDVETPYGRLHCTMRGVPKGERPVILTFHDIGLNHKTCWDSLFQHEDMAEILHHFAVCHVDALGQHEGANTFSTGYEYPSMDELSETLPLVLKHFGLKSVIGLGMGAGAFMLTKFALDYPKMVEGLVLININPCAEGWMDWAAHKISGWTHALPDLVISHLFGKEEIHHNQDMVATYRHHVMKDMNQFNLQLFIKAYESRRDLEIERPIPGSNVRTLKCHCLLVVGDSSPAVDAVVECNTKLDPTKATLLKMADCGGMPQIDQPGKLTEAFKYFIQGMGYMPSASMTRLVRSRTASGSSVTSFEGSRSRSHTNEGPRSRSHTAEQQRGGGHVPPAPDTAPAVDQAVLKAPEVSC
- the ccn4a gene encoding cellular communication network factor 4a isoform X2; protein product: MSWLLLWIIIAVGIPKASSQNSTAMPAAVTLPSAEPFNVTRYCRWPCECPAEPPVCPPGVSLLMDGCDCCRACARQVGGVCNERDTCDHHKGLYCDYSSDQPRYEKGLCAYMVGTGCEHDGVIYRNGQSFQPSCKYQCVCVNGAIGCVPLCTRSKPPRVWCQNPRRVKVKGRCCDEWICEQPRRGRKTAPRHALDAPPAELSAWHENCVSQTTSWSPCSKTCGRGLSLRVSNANRRCELVKESRLCNLRPCDVDVAKHIKAGKKCLNVYREEHASNMSISGCTSTRPYRPKYCGVCTDERCCIPYKSKTVDVDFVCPDGSSLSWKMMWVQACFCNLSCKNPNDIFAELENYYGYPEVIN
- the ccn4a gene encoding cellular communication network factor 4a isoform X3, which produces MPAAVTLPSAEPFNVTRYCRWPCECPAEPPVCPPGVSLLMDGCDCCRACARQVGGVCNERDTCDHHKGLYCDYSSDQPRYEKGLCAYMVGTGCEHDGVIYRNGQSFQPSCKYQCVCVNGAIGCVPLCTRSKPPRVWCQNPRRVKVKGRCCDEWICEQPRRGRKTAPRHALDAPPAELSAWHENCVSQTTSWSPCSKTCGRGLSLRVSNANRRCELVKESRLCNLRPCDVDVAKHIKAGKKCLNVYREEHASNMSISGCTSTRPYRPKYCGVCTDERCCIPYKSKTVDVDFVCPDGSSLSWKMMWVQACFCNLSCKNPNDIFAELENYYGYPEVIN
- the ndrg1a gene encoding protein NDRG1a isoform X1; this encodes MDDIQVVESKPLLVDRELPGLREAVQQLAIKEHDVETPYGRLHCTMRGVPKGERPVILTFHDIGLNHKTCWDSLFQHEDMAEILHHFAVCHVDALGQHEGANTFSTGYEYPSMDELSETLPLVLKHFGLKSVIGLGMGAGAFMLTKFALDYPKMVEGLVLININPCAEGWMDWAAHKISGWTHALPDLVISHLFGKEEIHHNQDMVATYRHHVMKDMNQFNLQLFIKAYESRRDLEIERPIPGSNVRTLKCHCLLVVGDSSPAVDAVVECNTKLDPTKATLLKMADCGGMPQIDQPGKLTEAFKYFIQGMGYMPSASMTRLVRSRTASGSSVTSFEGSRSRSHTNEGPRSRSHTAEQQRGGGHVPPAPDTAPAVDQAVLKAPEVSC